In Acidobacteriota bacterium, the DNA window CGCCTTCGATGCCGCCCGCCGCCACAAAGGCCAGCCGACAGTGATCCTGCCCAAGACCATCAAGGGCTACGGCATGGGTCCGGTGGGCCAGGGTCAGAACGCCACCCACCAGATCAAGACTCTGGAGAACGACGACGTGCTGGCCTTCCGGGACCACTTCCAGGTACCCATCGAGGCGGAGAAGGTCGCCGATCTACCCTTCTACCGGCCGCCGGAGGACAGCCCGGAGCGGCGCTATCTGGCGCAGCGGCGGGAGGAGCTGGGAGGCAGCCTGCCGGCGCGGGTCACCGAGGCGCCGAAGATCGAGGTGCCGGCGCTGGAGAAATTCAAGCTGCTGCTCAAAGACTCCGGCGACCGCGAGATCTCCACCACCATGGCCTTCGTGCGCTTCCTTTCCACCCTGGTACGGGACAAGGAGCTCAAGCCCCACCTGGTGCCCATCGTCGCCGACGAGGCCCGCACCTTCGGCATGGAGGGCATGTTCAAACAGCTGGGCATCTACTCCGCCGTCGGTCAGCTCTACGAGCCCATCGACGCCGAGCAGCTGATGAGCTACCGCGAGGAGGCGGACGGTCAGATCCTTCAGGAGGGCATCAGCGAAGCCGGCGCCTTCTCCTCCTGGGCCGCCGCCGGCACCTCCTATGCCAACCACGGCGTGCCCATGCTGCCGTTCTTCATCTTCTACTCCATGTTCGGATTCCAGCGCATCGGCGACCTCGCGTGGGCCGCCGCCGACATGCAGGCCCGGGGCTTCCTCCTCGGCGCCACCTCCGGCCGCACCACCCTCAACGGCGAGGGGCTGCAGCACCAGGACGGTCACAGCCACCTGCTGGCGGCCACCAACCCCTCCTGCCGCGCCTACGATCCGACCTACGCCTACGAGGTGGCGGTGATCATGCAGGACGGCATGCGCCGCATGCTCACGGAGCAGGAGAACGTCTTCTACTACCTCACCCTGCTGAACGAGAACTACCACCATCCAGCGCTGCCGGAGGGGTCCGAAGAAGGCATCCTCAAAGGCATGTACCTGCTGCGCAAGGGCGAGGGCCGCAAGAAGAAGCGCCGGGTACAGCTCCTGGGCAGCGGCTCCATCCTGCCGGAGGTGCTGGCGGCGGCGGATCTGTTGGCGGAGCTCGACGTGGTGGCGGACGTGTGGAGCGTCACCAGCTTCACCGAGCTGCGGCGGGATGGCCTGGCGGTGGACCGCTGGAATCTGCTGCATCCCGACGAGGAGCCCCGCACCGCCTACGCCACCCAATGCCTGCAGGGCCAGGCGGGGCCGGTGATCGCCTCCACCGACTACATGAAGGCTTTCCCGGACCAGATCCGGGCCTGGGTGCCGGGGCGCTTCTCGGTGCTGGGCACCGACGGCTTCGGCCGTAGCGACACTCGGGAAGCCCTCCGGGATTTCTTCGAGATCGACCGTAACTGGGTCGTCGTCGCCACTCTCAAGGCCCTGGTCGACGAAGGCGCCGCCGAGGTCTCGGAGGTGCACAAGGCGATGAAGCGATTCGGCATCGACCCGGAGCGCCCGGACCCCACCACCGTATGACCGTCGATCACGAGGCCGGACACCTCAGGGTCGCGGGACCAGGCATACCCGAACCGGGAAGACTGGGACCGGAAGCCAAGCAGAGCCGTAGAACCAGCTGAGAGCAACCACCGCGCGCAGCGGAGGAGGACCGTCGTGGGGCAGATCAAAGAAATCAAGGTTCCGGACATCGGGGACTTCGACGAGGTCGACGTCATCGAGGTGCTGGTAGCCAGCGGTGACGAGGTAGCGGTGGACGACCCGCTGATCACCCTGGAGAGCGACAAGGCCTCCATGGAGGTGCCGTCGACGGAGGCCGGGACCGTCCAGGACGTGAAGATCAGCGCCGGCGACAAGGTGGCCCAGGGCGCCGTCATCCTCACCCTCGAGGTCGCGGAAGGCGGCGAAGACTCCGCCGAGGAGAGCGGCGAGTCGGAGGAGGTCCCGCAGAAGGAAGAGGAGGAGAAAGAGTCCGAGCCGGCGGCGGACG includes these proteins:
- the aceE gene encoding pyruvate dehydrogenase (acetyl-transferring), homodimeric type, which codes for MAGSERTHDIDPQETREWLDALESVIAADGPERAHFLLRELAAQAIRGGIAPPRGTATPYVNTLRPQDEAPHPGDPQMEERILNLLRWNAMAMVVRTNRNFSGLGGHIATYASSANLYETGFNHFWHGPTEEHRGDLLYIQGHSSPGIYARAFLEGRLNEEQLEAFRREVHPPGISSYPHPWLMGDFWQFATVSMGLGPLLAMYQARFLKYLIARGLTEDHDRTVWAFLGDGETDEPESLGALTFAARERLDNLVFVINCNLQRLDGPVRGNGKIIQELESMFRGAGWNVIKVIWGSGWDRLLAQDTEGHLRRRMEQLVDGEYQHFAVHGASYLREHFFGASPELAKMVEDWSDEELATLTYGGHDLQKIYAAFDAARRHKGQPTVILPKTIKGYGMGPVGQGQNATHQIKTLENDDVLAFRDHFQVPIEAEKVADLPFYRPPEDSPERRYLAQRREELGGSLPARVTEAPKIEVPALEKFKLLLKDSGDREISTTMAFVRFLSTLVRDKELKPHLVPIVADEARTFGMEGMFKQLGIYSAVGQLYEPIDAEQLMSYREEADGQILQEGISEAGAFSSWAAAGTSYANHGVPMLPFFIFYSMFGFQRIGDLAWAAADMQARGFLLGATSGRTTLNGEGLQHQDGHSHLLAATNPSCRAYDPTYAYEVAVIMQDGMRRMLTEQENVFYYLTLLNENYHHPALPEGSEEGILKGMYLLRKGEGRKKKRRVQLLGSGSILPEVLAAADLLAELDVVADVWSVTSFTELRRDGLAVDRWNLLHPDEEPRTAYATQCLQGQAGPVIASTDYMKAFPDQIRAWVPGRFSVLGTDGFGRSDTREALRDFFEIDRNWVVVATLKALVDEGAAEVSEVHKAMKRFGIDPERPDPTTV